One window from the genome of Salvia splendens isolate huo1 chromosome 9, SspV2, whole genome shotgun sequence encodes:
- the LOC121747944 gene encoding V-type proton ATPase 16 kDa proteolipid subunit, which produces MSSTFSGDETAPFFGFLGAAAALVFSCMGAAYGTAKSGVGVASMGVMRPELVMKSIVPVVMAGVLGIYGLIIAVIISTGINPKAKSYYLFDGYAHLSSGLACGLAGLAAGMAIGIVGDAGVRANAQQPKLFVGMILILIFAEALALYGLIVGIILSSRAGQSRAD; this is translated from the exons ATGTCTTCGACATTCAGCGGCGATGAGACTGCTCCATTTTTCGGATTCCTTGGCGCAGCTGCTGCCCTCGTCTTCTCAT GTATGGGTGCGGCCTATGGCACAGCTAAGAGTGGTGTAGGTGTGGCATCAATGGGAGTGATGAGGCCGGAGCTCGTAATGAAATCAATCGTGCCAGTGGTCATGGCTGGTGTTTTGGGTATTTACGGTTTGATTATTGCTGTCATTATCAGCACTGGTATTAACCCTAAAGCCAAGTCCTATTACCTTTTTGATGGCTATGCCCATCTCTCTTCCGGTCTTGCCTGTGGCCTAGCTGGCCTTGCTGCTGGCATGGCTATTGGCATTGTTGGAGATGCTGGTGTTAG GGCCAATGCACAACAACCGAAGTTATTTGTGGGAATGATCCTTATTCTCATTTTCGCTGAAGCTTTGGCGCTTTATGGTCTTATTgttggaattattttgtcttCACGAGCTGGCCAGTCTAGGGCCGACTAG
- the LOC121747943 gene encoding transcription factor bHLH121-like isoform X2 translates to MEPEAKDTVSARRVQKADREKLRRDRLNEQFTELGNALDPDRPKNDKASILSDTIQMLKELTSQVEKLKSEYAALTDESRELTLEKNDLREEKASLKSDIENLNGQYLQRMRAMYPWGGMDHSVVMHPSSYPFPMPVPVPTGPIPLHPSMQPYPFYGNQNPAVVPNPCSTYVPYMTHNPMIEQQSTQHASQVMQQSARPHASSKLDPRNKSSDVESRIEKSDDSNDITTDLELKTPGSTSEQDSPSKQRRAKKVARKETSITDGTSSSGCSSSHSVHAISSNSIVGGKRTDD, encoded by the exons ATGGAACCAGAAGCAAAGGACACTGTAAGTGCTCGGAGAGTTCAAAAGGCTGATCGCGAGAAGTTGAGGAGGGATCGTCTCAATGAACAATTCACGGAGCTGGGGAATGCCCTTG ATCCCGATAGGCCTAAAAATGACAAAGCCTCTATTCTCTCGGATACAATTCAAATGCTTAAGGAATTGACTTCTCAGGTTGAGAAACTAAAATCTGAATATGCTGCACTGACTGATGAGTCACGCGAG CTGACCCTGGAGAAGAATGATCTCAGAGAAGAAAAGGCATCTCTTAAATCCGACATCGAGAACCTTAATGGTCAGTACCTTCAGAGAATGAGGGCCATGTATCCATGGGGTGGAATGGATCATTCTGTTGTCATGCATCCATCATCTTATCCCTTTCCAATGCCCGTTCCCGTACCGACTGGACCTATTCCCCTGCATCCGTCCATGCAGCCTTATCCTTTCTATGGGAACCAAAACCCTGCAGTTGTTCCTAATCCTTGTTCTACGTATGTTCCTTATATGACCCATAATCCAATGATCGAACAACAATCAACGCAACATGCCTCTCAAGTCATGCAGCAAAGTGCCAGGCCTCATGCTTCAAGCAAACTGGACCCTAGAAATAAATCATCAGATGTGGAGAGTAGAATAGAGAAAAGTGATGACTCAAATGACATCACAACAGATCTCGAGCTCAAAACACCCGGATCAACATCCGAACAG GATTCACCCTCAAAGCAAAGAAGAGCAAAGAAGGTTGCAAGGAAGGAAACAAGCATCACAGACGGAACTTCTTCTAGTGGATGTTCGTCATCTCACAGCGTGCACGCTATCTCTTCTAACAGCATTGTTGGCGGCAAAAGAACAGATGACTGA
- the LOC121747943 gene encoding transcription factor bHLH121-like isoform X1: protein MDQLNPNSLFLPAPDACIPPNRPNPDCRMEPEAKDTVSARRVQKADREKLRRDRLNEQFTELGNALDPDRPKNDKASILSDTIQMLKELTSQVEKLKSEYAALTDESRELTLEKNDLREEKASLKSDIENLNGQYLQRMRAMYPWGGMDHSVVMHPSSYPFPMPVPVPTGPIPLHPSMQPYPFYGNQNPAVVPNPCSTYVPYMTHNPMIEQQSTQHASQVMQQSARPHASSKLDPRNKSSDVESRIEKSDDSNDITTDLELKTPGSTSEQDSPSKQRRAKKVARKETSITDGTSSSGCSSSHSVHAISSNSIVGGKRTDD from the exons ATGGATCAGCTCAATCCTAACTCGCTGTTTCTTCCCGCGCCCGATGCGTGCATCCCGCCGAATCGCCCCAATCCCGATTGTAG AATGGAACCAGAAGCAAAGGACACTGTAAGTGCTCGGAGAGTTCAAAAGGCTGATCGCGAGAAGTTGAGGAGGGATCGTCTCAATGAACAATTCACGGAGCTGGGGAATGCCCTTG ATCCCGATAGGCCTAAAAATGACAAAGCCTCTATTCTCTCGGATACAATTCAAATGCTTAAGGAATTGACTTCTCAGGTTGAGAAACTAAAATCTGAATATGCTGCACTGACTGATGAGTCACGCGAG CTGACCCTGGAGAAGAATGATCTCAGAGAAGAAAAGGCATCTCTTAAATCCGACATCGAGAACCTTAATGGTCAGTACCTTCAGAGAATGAGGGCCATGTATCCATGGGGTGGAATGGATCATTCTGTTGTCATGCATCCATCATCTTATCCCTTTCCAATGCCCGTTCCCGTACCGACTGGACCTATTCCCCTGCATCCGTCCATGCAGCCTTATCCTTTCTATGGGAACCAAAACCCTGCAGTTGTTCCTAATCCTTGTTCTACGTATGTTCCTTATATGACCCATAATCCAATGATCGAACAACAATCAACGCAACATGCCTCTCAAGTCATGCAGCAAAGTGCCAGGCCTCATGCTTCAAGCAAACTGGACCCTAGAAATAAATCATCAGATGTGGAGAGTAGAATAGAGAAAAGTGATGACTCAAATGACATCACAACAGATCTCGAGCTCAAAACACCCGGATCAACATCCGAACAG GATTCACCCTCAAAGCAAAGAAGAGCAAAGAAGGTTGCAAGGAAGGAAACAAGCATCACAGACGGAACTTCTTCTAGTGGATGTTCGTCATCTCACAGCGTGCACGCTATCTCTTCTAACAGCATTGTTGGCGGCAAAAGAACAGATGACTGA
- the LOC121748823 gene encoding proteasome subunit alpha type-7-like: protein MARYDRAITVFSPDGHLFQVEYALEAVRKGNAAVGVRGSDTIVLAVEKKSTPKLQDSRSVRKIVNLDNHIALACAGLKADARVLINRARIECQSYRLTIEDPVTVEYITRYIAGLQQKYTQSGGVRPFGLSTLIIGFDPHTGTPALYQTDPSGTFSSWKANATGRNSNSIREFLEKNYTETSGQETVKLAIRALLEVVESGGKNIEVAVMTKEQGLRQLEEAEIDAIVADIEAEKAAAEAAKKAPATKES from the exons ATGGCGCGATACGACAGAGCAATTACTGTTTTCTCCCCCGACGGCCACCTATTTCAGGTGGAGTACGCTCTCGAAGCCGTGCGCAAGGGTAACGCCGCCGTCGGTGTTCGCGGCTCCGACACCATCGTACTCGCCGTCGAGAAAAAGTCCACTCCTAAGCTGCAGGATTCGAG GTCAGTGAGGAAGATTGTCAACCTAGACAATCACATCGCGTTGGCATGTGCAGGCCTGAAGGCAGATGCTCGCGTTTTAATAAATAGGGCGCGTATAGAATGCCAGAGCTATAGGCTTACGATTGAGGATCCTGTAACCGTTGAATACATAACTCGCTACATTGCTGGTCTTCAACAGAAGTACACCCAAAGTGGTGGTGTGAGACCTTTTGGCCTTTCAACCTTGATCATCGGGTTCGATCCACATACGGGTACTCCAGCACTGTATCAGACAGATCCATCAGGCACTTTTTCTTCATGGAAAGCCAATGCTACTGGGAGAAACTCAAACTCTATCAGAGAGTTTCTTGAGAAGAACTACACCGAAACATCTGGCCAAGAAACTgtgaagttagccatccgggcTCTACTTGAG GTTGTTGAAAGCGGAGGAAAGAACATCGAAGTTGCTGTAATGACTAAAGAGCAGGGACTGCGCCAACTTGAAGAAGCCGAAATTGACGCCATAGTTGCTGATATAGAAGCGGAGAAGGCGGCTGCAGAAGCTGCAAAGAAGGCCCCGGCAACCAAGGAATCTTAA
- the LOC121747218 gene encoding myb-related protein 308-like, protein MGRSPCCEKAHTNKGAWTKEEDDRLVAHIRAHGEGCWRSLPKAAGLLRCGKSCRLRWINYLRPDLKRGNFTQEEDDLIIKLHSLLGNKWSLIAGRLPGRTDNEIKNYWNTHIRRKLVSQGIDPTSHGPISEPSAAASSQREANPSKIDKFVKEESQCCRQVRERCPDLNLDLRISPPYQNQESFKTGTNSSTFCFGCSTGIQNSKDCSCKEGNITNSGYDFLGLKSGVLDYRRLEMK, encoded by the exons ATGGGAAGGTCTCCTTGTTGCGAGAAGGCTCACACGAACAAGGGCGCGTGGACGAAGGAGGAAGACGACCGGCTGGTGGCGCACATCCGGGCCCACGGGGAGGGGTGCTGGCGGAGCCTCCCCAAGGCGGCGGGGCTCCTCCGCTGCGGCAAGAGCTGCCGCCTCCGCTGGATCAACTACCTCCGCCCCGATCTCAAGAGGGGAAACTTCACCCAAGAGGAAGACGACCTCATCATCAAGCTCCATAGCCTCCTCGGCAACAA ATGGTCTCTTATAGCGGGGAGATTACCCGGGAGGACGGACAACGAGATAAAGAACTACTGGAACACGCACATCAGGAGGAAACTCGTGAGCCAGGGAATCGATCCCACGAGCCACGGCCCCATCAGCGAGCCTTCAGCTGCAGCATCGTCGCAACGAGAAGCAAATCCATCAAAAATAGACAAATTTGTCAAAGAAGAGAGTCAATGTTGTAGGCAGGTTAGAGAAAGGTGCCCAGATTTGAATCTTGATCTAAGAATCAGCCCTCCATATCAGAATCAAGAATCCTTCAAAACCGGCACGAATAGTAGTACCTTTTGCTTCGGTTGTAGTACCGGCATCCAAAATAGCAAAGATTGCAGCTGCAAAGAGGGGAATATTACTAATTCTGGATATGATTTTCTTGGCTTGAAATCTGGTGTTTTGGATTACAGAAGATTGGAGATGAAATGA
- the LOC121748834 gene encoding V-type proton ATPase 16 kDa proteolipid subunit produces the protein MSSTFSGDETAPFFGFLGAAAALVFSCMGAAYGTAKSGVGVASMGVMRPELVMKSIVPVVMAGVLGIYGLIIAVIISTGINPKAKSYYLFDGYAHLSSGLACGLAGLAAGMAIGIVGDAGVRANAQQPKLFVGMILILIFAEALALYGLIVGIILSSRAGQSRAD, from the exons ATGTCTTCCACGTTCAGCGGCGATGAAACTGCTCCCTTCTTCGGATTCCTTGGCGCAGCTGCTGCCCTCGTCTTCTCAT GTATGGGTGCAGCCTATGGGACAGCTAAAAGTGGTGTAGGTGTGGCATCAATGGGAGTTATGAGGCCGGAGCTGGTAATGAAATCGATTGTGCCGGTGGTCATGGCTGGTGTTTTGGGTATTTACGGTTTGATTATTGCTGTCATTATCAGCACCGGTATTAACCCTAAAGCAAAGTCCTATTACCTTTTTGATGGTTATGCTCATCTCTCTTCTGGTCTTGCCTGTGGCCTAGCTGGGCTTGCTGCTGGAATGGCTATTGGTATTGTTGGAGATGCTGGTGTTAG GGCCAATGCTCAACAACCAAAGTTATTTGTGGGAATGATCCTTATTCTCATTTTCGCTGAAGCTTTGGCGCTCTACGGTCTTATCGTTGGAATTATCTTGTCGTCGCGAGCAGGCCAGTCTAGAGCCGACTAG
- the LOC121746992 gene encoding H/ACA ribonucleoprotein complex subunit 2-like protein: MGSDSEVEKSAQKEREKKKILALAPIAKPLAGKKLSKRALKLVRRAAEHKCLKRGVKEVVKSIRRGNKGICIIAGNISPIDVITHVPILCEEADIPYVYVTSKEDLANAGATKRPTCCVLVSTKPAKGEIGQEEQEKLKGEYDQVASDISELANTMF, from the exons ATGGGAAGCGACAGTGAAGTCGAGAAATCTGCGCAGAAGGAGAGGGAAAAGAAGAAGATCTTGGCTCTCGCTCCAATCGCCAAGCCACTCGCCGGAAAGAAGCTCTCCAAACGCGCTCTCAAACTTGTTCGCCGAG CTGCGGAGCACAAGTGCTTGAAGAGAGGAGTTAAGGAGGTCGTCAAAAGTATTCGGCGCGGAAACAAAGG AATTTGTATTATTGCTGGGAACATATCGCCTATTGATGTCATCACTCATGTTCCAATCTTGTGTGAAGAAGCTGATATACCATATGTCTATGTTACATCGAAAGAG GATCTCGCCAATGCAGGAGCTACCAAGAGGCCGACTTGCTGTGTCCTCGTGTCGACCAAGCCCGCCAAGGGAGAAATCGGGCAGGAGGAGCAAGAGAAGTTGAAGGGAGAGTATGATCAGGTTGCTTCTGACATATCAGAGCTTGCAAACACAATGTTTTGA